A window from Dysidea avara chromosome 2, odDysAvar1.4, whole genome shotgun sequence encodes these proteins:
- the LOC136245470 gene encoding tyrosinase-like, with amino-acid sequence MQSGQVSFMAIALICLLGQEIYGQIPRACSDDSSLEKLECCPTTSDGVCGQDAGRGQCSDLNLSGYDINSVDVRRNWPHYFTRVCKCNGNYAGYDCSRCKFGHYGPDCSKSQVLPRRPLATYTDSDWAEFIDTIVQSRSFDSGYMVVLEEAVPGTTNLRMSNLSLYNLFVWLHHYASKDSATPDVSIRLDYAHAGPAFTTWHKYFHLLFEWELQHMLDSMGHLDYHTFRLPYWDWRIEIQRSTGILSDDLFTEKRLGATRNVSGFPRVFGDIVGDGWNTICWLKFFQICDPNVNTGPLQRCPFTGTNPCSSNNPDWPTSRQVNRAMTFNRYERPPYNFLSQRNYRSFVDANVNFRIRRCRRNRMCFCSPTFDPECSPKNSNGSRMIALQQQMHGAVHTITGAGDLATNLPFDKRGQMDDVVSSPNDPLFMPHHVMVDCMFDEWLGRHPDAEYPNDIPMTVPTTGHQPDDFMVPFFPLSTNSDMFTRSRNFGYYCDLPNII; translated from the exons ATGCAAAGTGGTCAAGTTTCCTTCATGGCCATTGCCTTGATATGTCTGTTGGGGCAGGAGATTTATGGTCAAATACCAAGAGCATGTAGTGATGATTCAAGTCTAGAAAAGTTAGAGTGTTGTCCAACTACAAGTGATGGTGTGTGTGGACAGGATGCTGGTAGGGGACAGTGCAGTGATTTGAACTTGTCTGGATATGACATAAATAGTGTTGATGTGCGTCGCAATTGGCCTCACTACTTCACCAGG GTCTGTAAGTGCAATGGAAATTATGCGGGATATGACTGTAGTCGGTGTAAGTTTGGTCACTATGGACCTGATTGCTCTAAGTCACAAGTTCTTCCCCGACGACCACTTGCTACCTACACAGATAGTGACTGGGCTGAATTCATTGATACTATTGTTCAGTCACGTTCATTTGACTCAGGGTACATGGTTGTATTAGAAGAGGCAGTTCCAGGAACCACAAATCTCCGCATGAGTAACTTATCACtttataatttgtttgtgtggCTTCACCACTATGCTTCAAAAGATTCTGCTACACCAG ATGTATCAATTCGTTTGGATTATGCTCATGCTGGACCTGCATTCACAACTTGGCACAAATACTTTCACTTGTTGTTTGAGTGGGAATTACAACACATGTTAGACAGCATGGGACACTTGGACTATCACACTTTCAGGCTACCTTACTGGGACTGGCGAATTGAAATTCAAAGATCTACTGGAATACTCTCAGATGATCTCTTTACTGAAAAGAGGCTTGGGGCAACAAGGAATGTCAGTGGTTTTCCTCGTGTATTTGGGGATATTGTTGGTGACGGATGGAACACAATATGTTGGCTAAAATTCTTTCAGATTTGTGATCCAAATGTTAACACTGGTCCCCTTCAACGTTGCCCATTCACAGGAACTAACCCTTGCAGTAGCAACAATCCTGACTGGCCTACAAGTCGGCAAGTAAATCGTGCCATGACTTTTAACAGATATGAAAGACCACCTTATAATTTTCTATCGCAAAGAAACTATCGAAGTTTTGTTGATGCTAATGTTAACTTTAGAATACGTAGGTGCCGTAGAAACAGAATGTGTTTTTGTTCTCCCACTTTTGACCCAGAATGTTCCCCCAAAAATTCAAATGGCTCTcggatgattgcacttcaacaACAAATGCATGGTGCG GTTCATACCATTACTGGGGCAGGTGATCTCGCTACAAATCTTCCATTTGATAAGAGAGGACAAATGGATGATGTGGTGTCATCACCAAATGATCCTCTTTTCATGCCTCACCATGTTATGGTAGATTGTATGTTTGATGAGTGGCTGGGGCGACACCCTGATGCAGAGTATCCTAATGATATACCAATGACTGTTCCCACTACAGGACATCAGCCAGATGACTTTATGGTTCCATTTTTCCCACTCAGTACCAACAGTGACATGTTCACACGGTCTCGTAATTTTGGATACTATTGTGACCTACCAAACATCATATAA